In a genomic window of Candidatus Cetobacterium colombiensis:
- a CDS encoding FMN-binding protein — MNKEILRKRAVMAFIVLGLLLWVYEANKPGPIVLEGLGTGYNGDLTVKLQVKPKGDSFKIIGVDVVHGDTPPIADPAIETLKTQILKKQNAEIDLVSGATYTSEGVKEALEKALTQYKK, encoded by the coding sequence ATGAATAAAGAAATTTTAAGAAAAAGAGCTGTGATGGCCTTTATAGTATTAGGATTATTGCTGTGGGTATATGAAGCAAATAAACCAGGTCCAATTGTGTTAGAAGGATTAGGAACAGGTTATAATGGTGATTTAACTGTGAAGTTACAAGTTAAACCAAAAGGTGATAGTTTTAAAATAATAGGAGTTGATGTAGTTCATGGAGATACACCTCCAATAGCTGATCCAGCTATAGAAACTTTAAAAACTCAAATTTTGAAAAAACAAAATGCTGAAATAGACCTTGTCTCAGGTGCTACTTATACATCTGAAGGAGTAAAAGAAGCTCTAGAAAAAGCATTAACACAATACAAAAAATAA
- a CDS encoding OmpA family protein, protein MKNSKLICSVLLAGSLFGACTATGTGYNNKTTGTAGGAAVGALIGQAIGQDTKGTLIGAGIGALAGLGWGAYKDQQTKELQAKLQNTQVKVTDEGNYINLNLPGGVTFPTNGYVIGNGFYGPLNDISSVLNQYAETRIVISGNTDNTGSYSYNMNLSVKRARSVADYLVRRGVNPNRITINGFGPDRPIASNATAAGRAQNRRVEIQIFPAY, encoded by the coding sequence ATGAAAAATTCAAAACTTATTTGCTCTGTTCTTTTAGCTGGATCTCTTTTTGGGGCCTGTACAGCTACTGGTACTGGGTATAATAACAAAACTACTGGTACTGCTGGTGGTGCAGCTGTAGGTGCTCTAATTGGACAAGCTATCGGTCAAGATACTAAAGGTACTCTTATTGGTGCTGGAATTGGTGCTCTTGCTGGTTTAGGATGGGGAGCATACAAAGATCAACAAACTAAAGAATTACAAGCTAAATTACAAAATACACAAGTTAAAGTTACTGATGAAGGAAACTATATAAATCTTAATCTTCCAGGTGGAGTAACGTTCCCTACAAATGGGTATGTTATAGGAAATGGTTTCTATGGACCTCTTAACGATATTTCTTCTGTATTAAATCAATATGCAGAAACTAGAATAGTTATTTCTGGTAATACTGATAATACTGGTTCTTACTCTTATAACATGAATTTATCTGTTAAAAGAGCAAGAAGTGTTGCTGATTATCTAGTTCGTAGAGGAGTTAATCCTAACAGAATTACTATTAATGGATTTGGTCCTGATAGACCTATAGCTAGCAATGCTACTGCTGCTGGTAGAGCGCAAAATAGAAGAGTGGAAATTCAAATTTTCCCAGCTTATTAA
- the truA gene encoding tRNA pseudouridine(38-40) synthase TruA, whose product MEKNIKLTYSYDGSEFFGFQRQPNLRTVQGEIEKVLKIVFKKDIDLVSAGRTDRGVHAKKQVSNFFTDSKIPVEKIKKILNELLPKDIMISSVEEMDEEYSSRFSAKYRAYEYYIGEEKNPFQSRYVTFVTEKLDLEKLNKIAIALVGRHDFSNFRLSDCASNTTIREIYNAEFTRVDEKTIKLYVKGNAFLKSQIRIIVGTILAIYFEKKPGNYLVEMLNNPTVHYSKIVADPNGLHLVDIGY is encoded by the coding sequence TTGGAAAAAAATATAAAATTAACATATAGCTATGATGGAAGTGAATTTTTTGGTTTTCAAAGACAACCAAATTTGAGAACTGTTCAGGGTGAAATAGAGAAAGTTTTGAAAATTGTTTTTAAAAAGGATATAGATTTGGTATCTGCAGGAAGAACCGATAGAGGTGTTCATGCAAAAAAACAGGTTTCAAATTTTTTTACTGATTCAAAAATACCTGTAGAAAAAATAAAGAAAATTTTAAATGAATTATTACCTAAAGATATTATGATATCTTCTGTTGAAGAAATGGATGAGGAATATAGTTCGAGATTTTCTGCTAAATACAGAGCTTATGAATATTATATAGGAGAAGAAAAAAATCCTTTTCAATCAAGATATGTAACTTTTGTAACTGAAAAATTAGATTTAGAAAAATTAAATAAAATAGCAATAGCTTTAGTTGGGCGTCATGATTTTTCAAATTTTAGACTTTCAGATTGTGCAAGTAATACAACAATTAGGGAAATTTACAATGCAGAGTTTACAAGAGTTGATGAAAAAACAATTAAATTATATGTAAAAGGAAATGCTTTTTTAAAATCTCAAATTAGAATAATAGTTGGAACAATATTAGCTATATATTTTGAAAAAAAACCAGGAAATTATTTAGTGGAGATGCTGAATAATCCAACAGTTCACTATTCAAAAATAGTTGCAGATCCTAATGGGCTTCATTTAGTTGATATTGGTTATTAG
- a CDS encoding GNAT family N-acetyltransferase has protein sequence MKVVEVKPSDRDLVEKIYKNEIESFGVMGGADMWMIMSFIRYGKLYVLLDEFNEILSVAQYQGVFGKNEVFLYGFSTPFEKRAMGYGKTLLEKTHKKLRAEKIEKVYLTVDPNNEKAIQMYKKAGYEIVELQKDEYGKGIDRYLMIKNLL, from the coding sequence ATGAAAGTAGTAGAAGTTAAACCTAGTGATAGGGATTTAGTAGAAAAAATTTATAAAAATGAGATTGAAAGTTTTGGTGTAATGGGTGGAGCTGATATGTGGATGATAATGAGTTTTATTCGTTATGGTAAATTATACGTCTTATTAGATGAATTTAATGAAATATTATCAGTGGCTCAATATCAAGGGGTATTTGGAAAAAATGAAGTTTTTTTATATGGGTTTTCTACACCTTTTGAAAAAAGAGCTATGGGTTATGGAAAAACACTACTGGAAAAAACTCATAAAAAATTAAGAGCAGAAAAAATAGAAAAAGTGTATTTAACAGTTGATCCTAATAATGAAAAAGCAATTCAAATGTATAAAAAAGCAGGTTATGAAATTGTAGAGCTTCAAAAAGATGAATATGGAAAAGGAATAGATCGGTATCTTATGATTAAAAACCTATTGTAA